One genomic segment of Candidatus Berkiella aquae includes these proteins:
- a CDS encoding NAD-dependent epimerase/dehydratase family protein — translation MAVAIITGSAGLIGSEAVKFLADKGMSVVGIDNNMRKSFFGEEACTQWNLQSLKRQVPSYQHYDCDIRDNATLEKIFKHYANDIAVIIHAAAQPSHDWAASNPHVDFTVNANGTLNLLELTRQHCKDATFIYLSTNKVYGDTPNNLPLEELARRFEVATLHPYYGFGIDENMSIDQNKHSLFGVSKAAADLMVQEYGRYFGMNTVCFRGGCLTGPAHSGTKLHGFLAYLMRCAITHKPYSIYGYKGKQVRDNIHSFDLVSAMWHFIEAPKSGAVYNLGGGPGNNCSVLEAISFCQEISGEELMWNYVNDNRIGDHIWWVSDVRKFKQDYPNWDFQYNLITTLTEIYHAIKETQGSSYEYA, via the coding sequence GTGGCAGTAGCAATCATTACCGGATCAGCAGGATTAATTGGATCAGAGGCCGTGAAATTTTTGGCTGACAAAGGAATGTCAGTTGTTGGTATCGATAACAATATGCGTAAATCCTTTTTTGGGGAAGAAGCTTGCACGCAGTGGAATCTGCAATCATTAAAACGTCAGGTTCCCAGTTATCAACATTATGATTGTGATATTCGCGATAATGCGACTCTAGAAAAAATATTTAAGCACTACGCTAATGATATCGCCGTGATTATTCATGCAGCAGCTCAGCCTTCGCATGATTGGGCAGCATCCAATCCTCATGTTGATTTTACGGTGAATGCCAATGGTACTTTGAATTTACTTGAACTCACTCGTCAACATTGTAAAGATGCCACGTTTATCTATTTGAGCACCAACAAAGTCTACGGCGATACCCCGAATAATCTACCATTAGAAGAACTCGCCAGACGTTTTGAAGTTGCAACGCTTCATCCTTATTATGGTTTTGGTATTGATGAAAATATGAGCATCGATCAGAACAAACATAGTCTTTTTGGCGTTTCTAAAGCGGCAGCTGATTTAATGGTCCAAGAATATGGACGCTATTTTGGTATGAATACCGTCTGTTTTCGCGGTGGATGTCTGACAGGGCCTGCACATTCTGGTACTAAATTACATGGTTTTTTAGCGTATCTCATGCGCTGTGCAATCACGCATAAGCCTTATAGCATCTACGGTTATAAAGGTAAGCAAGTGCGCGATAATATTCATAGTTTCGATTTAGTTTCCGCCATGTGGCATTTTATTGAAGCCCCTAAATCGGGTGCTGTTTATAATCTTGGGGGCGGGCCAGGAAATAATTGTTCGGTACTGGAAGCCATTAGTTTCTGCCAAGAAATCAGTGGTGAAGAATTAATGTGGAATTATGTCAATGATAACCGCATTGGTGATCATATTTGGTGGGTTAGCGATGTGCGTAAATTTAAACAAGATTATCCTAATTGGGATTTTCAATATAATTTAATCACCACCTTAACAGAAATTTATCATGCCATTAAAGAAACCCAAGGTAGCTCTTATGAATATGCATGA
- a CDS encoding histone deacetylase family protein — translation MTNSNTINIYTHSDCLKHKMEKNHPEAPTRLIACKQALQADLSLANQLRWKNAPKATKAQLARVHDKTYIDRTFALSPREGIIKKDIDAKMNPYTLSAALSAAGAQIAAVKDVINGKTKRAFCLVRPPGHHASQNKAAGFSFFNNVAVGAAHALNAFKLKRIAIIDFDVHHGDGTEKIFYKDPRVLFWSSFQHPHYPHGTKLDGHPSHINLAPLNANSGSNEFRKRVETQLIPSLIAFKPECIFISAGFDAHKDDKLSSINLNEEDYAFVTKEICKVADKFAKGRVISTLEGGYNVKALAASVKSHVKAMVPKFEHSLTPPILSQVKKVKTLIPSLLISTLAMATQLSRFALVAFPSTLLLNFCMVLFPLDLIRTCRNQFKTQQHENYCLKTEKDIKHLTQSQSEAFTIGRKAAQSYTAHLGSFFSWSAYRSPKAFYAGFAASEGQNKVLMSRIKKK, via the coding sequence ATGACAAATTCAAACACAATTAACATTTACACCCATTCCGATTGTTTAAAACATAAGATGGAAAAGAACCATCCTGAAGCACCTACACGCTTAATTGCTTGTAAACAAGCTTTGCAGGCCGATCTTTCTCTCGCCAACCAATTGCGGTGGAAAAATGCACCTAAAGCAACCAAAGCACAATTAGCTAGGGTCCATGACAAAACCTATATTGATAGGACTTTTGCTCTTTCACCTCGTGAAGGGATTATCAAAAAGGATATTGATGCAAAAATGAATCCTTACACACTGTCAGCCGCATTAAGCGCTGCCGGTGCCCAAATTGCTGCTGTTAAAGATGTCATAAATGGGAAAACAAAACGAGCGTTTTGTTTAGTACGTCCTCCTGGCCATCATGCTAGTCAGAATAAAGCTGCGGGCTTTAGTTTTTTTAATAATGTCGCCGTAGGTGCGGCTCATGCTCTGAATGCTTTCAAATTAAAGCGCATCGCTATTATTGATTTTGATGTACATCATGGTGATGGGACAGAAAAAATATTTTATAAAGATCCTCGAGTCCTGTTTTGGTCTAGCTTTCAACATCCTCATTATCCGCATGGAACTAAATTAGATGGGCATCCATCTCATATTAACCTTGCTCCCTTGAATGCAAACTCAGGTAGTAACGAGTTTCGTAAACGAGTAGAAACACAACTCATCCCGAGTTTAATCGCATTTAAGCCAGAATGTATTTTTATTTCCGCAGGATTTGATGCTCATAAAGATGACAAGCTTTCCTCTATCAATCTCAATGAAGAAGATTATGCTTTCGTCACAAAAGAGATCTGTAAAGTTGCAGACAAATTTGCAAAAGGAAGAGTGATCTCAACGTTAGAAGGTGGCTATAACGTGAAAGCATTGGCTGCATCTGTGAAAAGTCATGTGAAGGCGATGGTCCCTAAATTTGAGCATTCTTTAACCCCCCCTATTTTATCTCAAGTGAAAAAGGTTAAAACACTCATCCCCAGCTTGCTAATATCTACGTTAGCAATGGCAACACAGTTAAGTCGCTTTGCATTAGTCGCTTTTCCATCGACTCTTTTGCTCAACTTTTGTATGGTTTTGTTTCCACTTGATCTGATTAGAACATGTAGAAATCAATTCAAAACACAGCAACATGAAAACTATTGTTTAAAAACAGAAAAAGATATTAAACACCTTACACAATCTCAATCGGAAGCTTTTACAATCGGTAGAAAAGCAGCCCAAAGTTACACAGCACATCTTGGAAGCTTTTTTTCTTGGTCTGCTTATCGATCTCCAAAAGCATTTTATGCTGGCTTTGCCGCGAGCGAAGGTCAAAACAAAGTGTTAATGTCGCGGATTAAAAAGAAATAA
- a CDS encoding NAD-dependent epimerase/dehydratase family protein yields MKKILITGGAGFVGSSLAITFKQHHQDCHVICLDNLSRRGSELNLTRLREQGVEFVHGDVRNSEDLAKIKEIDWLIECSAEPSVHAGYGDSPAYLMNTNLLGLINCLEYLRQYGGKMAFLSTSRVYPIQALRALPLKIENQRFELDLKETVSGLCSKGIAEHFSIEGFRSLYGATKLCGELLIHEYSQMYGIPAIINRCGVLAGPWQMGKVDQGFMALWVARHVFGGGLKYMGFGGEGMQVRDVLHVNDLYQLLLRQMCSAEDHQGAVYNVGGGYANSLSLCELTAIVSDITGKQCQIDCDPQTREADIPYYVTDITKVNQKTQWAPQIKIPQIVEEIDRWMCEHKAMLAPIFTA; encoded by the coding sequence ATGAAAAAAATATTAATCACAGGCGGTGCTGGCTTTGTTGGCTCAAGCCTAGCAATTACCTTTAAGCAACACCATCAAGATTGTCATGTTATTTGTCTAGATAATTTGAGTCGTCGGGGAAGTGAATTAAATCTCACACGATTAAGAGAACAAGGTGTTGAATTTGTGCATGGTGATGTGCGCAATAGCGAAGATCTTGCCAAAATTAAAGAAATTGATTGGTTAATAGAATGCTCTGCTGAGCCTAGTGTTCATGCCGGATATGGTGATAGCCCTGCTTATTTGATGAATACCAATTTATTAGGGCTCATTAATTGCTTGGAATATTTGCGGCAATACGGCGGTAAGATGGCATTTCTATCGACCAGTCGTGTTTATCCCATTCAAGCTTTAAGAGCATTACCCTTAAAAATAGAGAACCAACGCTTTGAACTTGATCTGAAAGAAACGGTAAGCGGGCTTTGTTCAAAGGGAATTGCGGAGCATTTTTCAATAGAAGGTTTTCGTTCTCTTTATGGGGCAACCAAGCTTTGTGGCGAATTATTGATTCATGAATACAGCCAAATGTATGGTATTCCTGCCATCATTAATCGTTGCGGTGTACTGGCAGGTCCTTGGCAAATGGGCAAAGTCGATCAAGGGTTTATGGCATTGTGGGTTGCAAGACATGTCTTTGGGGGCGGCCTTAAATACATGGGATTTGGTGGGGAAGGTATGCAAGTACGAGATGTCTTGCATGTGAATGATTTGTATCAGCTCTTGTTGCGGCAAATGTGTTCAGCAGAAGATCATCAAGGTGCGGTGTACAATGTGGGAGGCGGCTATGCGAACAGTCTTTCGTTATGCGAGTTAACAGCCATTGTGTCTGACATTACAGGAAAGCAATGTCAGATTGATTGTGATCCGCAAACACGTGAAGCTGATATCCCATACTATGTTACTGACATTACCAAAGTAAATCAGAAAACTCAATGGGCACCACAAATCAAGATCCCGCAAATCGTGGAAGAGATTGATCGTTGGATGTGTGAGCACAAAGCGATGCTTGCACCCATTTTCACGGCATAA
- a CDS encoding glycosyltransferase codes for MNMHDKNVLDKLSVVIPAHNEAVNLQNLLPTLIARLNQANIPHEILVINDNSSDNTELTLKQLMNQHPTLRYINNAPPNGFGLAVRCGLQAFTGDAVVIVMADGSDAPEDIVRFYRKLQEGYDCVFGSRFMPGGKAVDYPLHKKILNRLANNFIRVLFQFRYNDITNAFKCYRRHVITGLQPLLAHHFNLTVELPLKSIIRGYQYAVIPNAWYNRKEGVSKLKIREMGSRYLFIVLYCLIERLFSRGDYKIEPQAKKKLQSAHN; via the coding sequence ATGAATATGCATGATAAAAATGTGCTTGATAAATTGTCCGTTGTTATACCTGCACACAATGAAGCGGTCAATTTGCAAAATTTATTACCAACATTGATCGCACGCTTAAATCAAGCCAATATTCCTCATGAAATTTTAGTCATCAATGATAATAGTAGTGACAATACTGAATTGACACTCAAACAATTGATGAATCAACATCCAACGTTGCGTTATATTAATAATGCACCTCCCAATGGATTTGGTTTAGCAGTTCGTTGTGGGTTACAAGCATTTACCGGCGATGCGGTTGTAATTGTGATGGCCGATGGCTCTGATGCACCTGAAGATATTGTGAGATTTTATCGTAAGCTACAAGAGGGCTATGATTGCGTTTTTGGTTCAAGATTCATGCCAGGTGGCAAAGCCGTTGACTATCCACTACATAAAAAAATCTTAAACCGGTTAGCCAATAATTTTATCAGAGTTCTATTTCAGTTTCGTTATAATGATATTACCAATGCTTTTAAATGTTATCGTCGGCATGTGATAACAGGATTGCAACCCTTATTAGCACATCATTTTAATTTAACAGTAGAATTACCTTTAAAATCAATTATTCGTGGTTATCAATATGCCGTGATCCCCAATGCTTGGTATAACCGCAAAGAAGGGGTTTCTAAATTAAAAATACGTGAAATGGGCAGCCGCTACTTATTTATTGTTCTTTACTGTTTAATCGAACGATTATTCTCTCGCGGCGATTATAAAATAGAGCCCCAAGCTAAGAAAAAACTACAGTCGGCGCATAATTGA